The Actinomycetota bacterium genome has a window encoding:
- a CDS encoding NB-ARC domain-containing protein, which yields LRSLDSLPNNLPVQLTSFVGRRDQIAEVCRLMDETRILTLTGAGGCGKTRLALQVGAELLDRYPDGVWLVDLTQVSDPDLVAQAAATSLGYKQEQGRTFTETLTAHLANKTMLLLLDNCEQVVATAASLVETLLVTCPGTSVLATSREPLGVPGEVAWRVPNMSTPGESPPARLEVFTQYEAVRLFIDRARKARTGFAVTEQNAPAIAQLCHRLDGIPLAIELAAARSRVLTPQQICEGLTRRLDLLTGGARTAFPRQQTLRASIDWSHDLLSEEERILFRGLSVFAGGFTLQAADEVCLDGVLDVLAHLVDRSLVVMEEQGESARYRLLETVRHYADERLREAGEISDLRNRHLVFYVRAAEQMEARMYGPDQAEAFAYLDSERGNLAAALTWAQESGQFELGLRLASSLWLYWYSRGLWSEGLSFYESLQPGLDSVSPRLRSQVLFGLANVLRPLNRIAEALEAEEASLGAALDAGDKDVYCRALFNHAFGRALDAQLEESIRLAGEVGDAFVRAKALTLIGGRMVRAGDVPGAIERYEAAIAGARAGGDRASMHEALLFLGWTHIWRGEFEAARACLDEGLDLARGYCAMCFGGGHGMKSTLELMTGDRERARQLADAGLAVSEEFGNSVGAALCACAGASVAIADGDADRAKTLAAQAQESVTRGSMVASQARGLMASGEASMSAGDLEAARPTLEKALATAQEVGTPFWIERSLLALGRLAVIDGNVDQAESTLHQALTLQLSVEDRLGEIESVEELACIESRRGLHAEAVRLMAAAQRQREAIGFRLRWRPLENDLHPSREALAASFDEAWNEGAAMERDELIAYVQRGQGEGGVRPPAGRA from the coding sequence CTGGCCCTTCAGGTGGGGGCCGAGCTGCTTGACCGCTACCCCGACGGCGTGTGGCTCGTGGACCTGACCCAGGTCTCAGACCCCGACCTCGTCGCCCAGGCCGCCGCCACCTCCCTGGGCTACAAGCAGGAGCAGGGCCGCACGTTCACCGAGACCCTGACCGCCCACCTTGCCAACAAGACGATGCTGCTTCTGCTCGACAACTGCGAGCAGGTGGTCGCCACCGCCGCGTCGCTGGTCGAGACGCTGCTGGTCACCTGCCCCGGCACAAGCGTCCTGGCCACCTCCCGGGAGCCCCTGGGGGTGCCGGGCGAGGTGGCGTGGCGGGTGCCGAACATGTCCACTCCCGGTGAGAGCCCGCCGGCCAGGCTGGAGGTGTTCACGCAATACGAGGCCGTCCGGCTGTTCATCGACCGCGCGAGGAAGGCGCGAACCGGCTTCGCCGTGACCGAGCAGAACGCGCCCGCGATCGCTCAGCTGTGTCACCGCTTGGACGGAATCCCTTTGGCCATCGAGCTCGCCGCCGCACGTTCGCGTGTGCTGACGCCTCAGCAGATATGCGAGGGACTGACGCGGAGACTGGACCTCCTAACAGGCGGGGCGCGCACCGCCTTCCCGCGCCAGCAGACGCTGCGGGCCTCGATCGACTGGAGCCACGACCTCCTGTCCGAGGAGGAGCGGATCCTGTTCCGGGGTCTGTCGGTGTTCGCCGGGGGCTTCACCCTTCAGGCTGCGGACGAGGTCTGCCTCGATGGAGTGCTCGATGTCCTGGCGCATCTGGTGGACAGGTCCCTGGTGGTCATGGAGGAGCAGGGGGAGTCGGCTCGCTACCGGCTGCTGGAGACCGTGCGGCACTACGCTGACGAACGCCTGCGCGAAGCAGGAGAGATCAGTGACCTCCGCAACCGCCACCTCGTCTTCTACGTTCGCGCCGCCGAGCAGATGGAGGCGCGGATGTACGGACCGGATCAGGCCGAGGCCTTCGCGTACCTGGACTCCGAGCGAGGAAACCTGGCCGCCGCGCTCACCTGGGCCCAGGAGTCGGGACAGTTCGAGCTCGGACTGCGATTGGCGTCGTCCCTCTGGCTCTACTGGTACTCGCGGGGGCTCTGGTCGGAGGGGCTCAGCTTCTACGAGTCACTTCAGCCGGGGCTCGACTCGGTCTCCCCCCGGTTGCGGTCGCAGGTGCTGTTCGGGCTCGCCAACGTCCTGCGGCCCCTGAACCGCATCGCGGAAGCGTTGGAGGCCGAAGAGGCTTCACTGGGAGCCGCTCTGGACGCCGGGGACAAGGACGTGTACTGCCGGGCGCTGTTCAACCATGCCTTCGGGCGCGCTCTTGACGCGCAGCTGGAGGAGAGCATCCGCCTCGCCGGGGAGGTGGGAGATGCCTTCGTACGTGCGAAGGCTCTTACTCTTATCGGCGGACGCATGGTGCGCGCCGGCGACGTTCCCGGCGCCATCGAGCGTTACGAGGCTGCTATAGCCGGGGCCCGGGCAGGCGGAGACCGCGCGAGCATGCACGAGGCCTTGCTGTTCCTGGGGTGGACGCACATCTGGCGGGGGGAGTTCGAGGCGGCGCGGGCGTGCCTGGACGAAGGGCTGGATCTGGCTCGCGGCTACTGCGCGATGTGCTTCGGAGGGGGCCACGGTATGAAGTCGACGCTGGAGCTGATGACGGGCGACAGGGAGCGAGCCAGGCAGCTCGCAGACGCGGGTCTTGCCGTCAGCGAGGAGTTCGGCAACTCGGTGGGAGCAGCCCTGTGCGCCTGTGCGGGTGCGAGCGTAGCAATCGCCGACGGGGACGCGGATCGAGCTAAGACTCTCGCCGCCCAAGCTCAGGAGTCGGTCACTCGAGGATCAATGGTGGCCAGTCAGGCCAGAGGGCTGATGGCCTCCGGAGAAGCTTCCATGTCCGCGGGTGATCTCGAGGCGGCCCGTCCGACTCTCGAGAAGGCGCTCGCCACCGCTCAGGAGGTGGGCACCCCATTCTGGATCGAGCGGTCGCTGCTGGCCCTCGGACGCCTCGCGGTCATCGACGGAAACGTGGATCAGGCTGAATCCACCCTCCACCAGGCCTTGACCCTCCAGCTGTCCGTCGAGGACCGCCTTGGCGAGATCGAGAGCGTGGAAGAGCTGGCTTGCATCGAGTCCCGCCGAGGGCTGCACGCCGAGGCAGTCCGCCTGATGGCCGCCGCTCAGCGGCAGCGGGAGGCCATCGGCTTCCGGCTGCGGTGGCGGCCCCTGGAGAACGACCTGCATCCGTCGAGAGAGGCGCTGGCCGCCAGTTTCGATGAAGCATGGAACGAGGGCGCAGCCATGGAGCGTGACGAGCTGATCGCCTACGTACAGCGCGGCCAGGGAGAAGGAGGCGTCCGCCCTCCGGCTGGAAGAGCCTGA
- a CDS encoding FABP family protein — MEPELHPDLLPVSFLVGTWLGHGTGEYPTIKPFRYNEEVRFWHVGKAFLAYEQRTWAPDTGRPMHSEMGYWRCNSDGDLQVVLTHPTGVVEVSEGTVRGAAIEFATTHIALVPGAKDVEKLQRSFLIAGDLLTYEVRMAAVGEPLQHHLAAELNRVPPREVAVEVAEETLT, encoded by the coding sequence ATGGAGCCTGAGCTTCATCCCGACCTGCTTCCTGTCTCGTTCCTGGTCGGGACGTGGCTCGGCCACGGGACCGGCGAGTACCCCACGATCAAGCCGTTTCGGTACAACGAGGAAGTCCGGTTCTGGCACGTCGGCAAGGCCTTTTTGGCCTACGAGCAGCGGACCTGGGCCCCCGACACCGGGCGCCCCATGCACTCCGAGATGGGGTACTGGCGCTGCAACAGCGACGGCGACCTGCAGGTGGTTCTGACGCACCCGACGGGTGTGGTCGAGGTGAGTGAGGGGACCGTGCGGGGTGCGGCCATCGAGTTCGCGACGACGCACATCGCGCTGGTGCCGGGGGCAAAGGACGTGGAGAAGCTCCAGCGCAGCTTCCTCATTGCGGGGGACCTGCTCACCTACGAGGTCCGGATGGCGGCGGTCGGGGAGCCTCTGCAGCACCACCTGGCGGCGGAGCTTAACCGCGTCCCGCCGCGCGAGGTCGCCGTGGAGGTAGCGGAGGAGACCCTGACCTGA